A portion of the Magnolia sinica isolate HGM2019 chromosome 17, MsV1, whole genome shotgun sequence genome contains these proteins:
- the LOC131230341 gene encoding protein NPG1-like, with amino-acid sequence MESTESGAPEEHETTSPVRSVCVNGLSMETADVEAKLDAGTLEEAENSVREGLSLSHEEARALLGRLEYERENFEGVLRALEGVDLQSGIENLQPSIEKPPSRKSKSRGPSDQQAQQPISHHPANLLLEGIHLKSMSLQKLGRITEAADECKTILDAVDKIFPNGVPEVMVDAKLQETIIQAVELLPELWKQADCYSETMAAYRSALLGQWNLDIESCARIQKRFAVFLLYGGIEAGPPSLAVQIEGSYVPKNNLEEAMLLLMIVLRKFYLRKIDWDPSVMQHFTFALSLCGQTSVLARQFEEVPPGNYPRCDRWYLLALCYSGAGQNNVALNLLRKSLNRHERPDDPLALLLAAKICSEECVLASEGVGYARRAVANCRGVDEHLKGVGLRLLGVCLGKQAKVASSDLERTVLQSEALKSLEEAVSRERQNPDLMFELGVEHAEHHNSNAALRFAKKFINATGGSVLKGWRLLALVLSAQQRYSEAEVVVDAALDETAKWERGPLIRLKAKLKIAQSLHMDAVETYRFLLALVQAQRKSFGSFRSNSQAEEDDEWEFEVWHGLASLYSSLKHWQDAEICLEKAKALKQYSADMLYTEGVMYEARGQIQEGLAAYSEALSLELDHVPCMVSIGVLLWKAGSKLLPAARTFLSDALRHEPMNRSAWYYLGLVHRDDGRIADASDCFQAASMLEESDPVESYSSIL; translated from the exons ATGGAGTCTACGGAATCCGGTGCACCCGAAGAGCACGAGACGACGTCGCCCGTTCGTTCCGTGTGCGTGAACGGGCTTTCAATGGAGACGGCGGACGTCGAAGCTAAGCTCGACGCAGGGACTCTTGAGGAAGCTGAGAATTCAGTGCGTGAGGGGTTGTCCCTCAGTCACGAG GAAGCAAGAGCCCTTCTTGGGAGGCTAGAGTATGAGAGAGAGAACTTCGAAGGTGTTCTTCGAGCATTGGAAGGAGTAGACCTTCAATCTGGGATAGAGAATCTTCAGCCGTCGATCGAGAAGCCACCGTCCCGAAAGAGCAAGTCCCGTGGCCCCAGTGATCAACAGGCACAACAACCAATTTCACATCACCCCGCGAACCTGTTGCTTGAAGGCATTCACTTGAAATCCATGTCACTGCAAAAGCTCGGGAGAATCACTG AGGCTGCTGATGAATGTAAAACCATCCTCGATGCAGTGGATAAGATATTCCCGAATGGCGTCCCGGAGGTGATGGTTGATGCCAAGCTGCAGGAGACGATTATCCAGGCGGTCGAGCTCCTCCCCGAGCTTTGGAAGCAAGCGGATTGCTACAGCGAAACTATGGCAGCTTACAGAAGTGCACTCCTTGGCCAGTGGAATCTCGACATTGAATCCTGCGCGAGAATTCAGAAGCGATTCGCTGTGTTCCTGTTGTATGGAGGCATTGAAGCCGGCCCACCCAGTTTAGCCGTTCAGATCGAGGGCTCATACGTCCCGAAAAACAACTTGGAAGAGGCAATGCTGCTCTTGATGATTGTGTTGAGGAAGTTCTACCTTAGAAAGATTGATTGGGACCCATCGGTAATGCAGCATTTTACATTTGCGCTATCTCTATGCGGGCAGACTTCAGTGCTGGCGAGGCAATTCGAAGAGGTCCCACCTGGGAATTACCCACGTTGCGATCGATGGTATCTGTTGGCTCTGTGCTACAGTGGGGCAGGACAGAACAATGTAGCATTGAATTTACTGAGGAAGTCCTTAAACAGGCATGAAAGGCCAGATGATCCTCTGGCATTGTTATTAGCAGCGAAGATCTGTAGCGAAGAATGCGTTCTTGCTTCTGAGGGTGTGGGCTATGCACGGCGGGCTGTAGCGAACTGTCGAGGTGTAGATGAACATCTAAAGGGTGTAGGCCTCCGTTTGCTAGGCGTCTGTTTGgggaagcaagcgaaagtcgccTCGTCTGACCTTGAAAGAACTGTTCTGCAATCTGAAGCCTTGAAGTCTTTAGAGGAGGCAGTTTCTCGTGAACGCCAAAATCCAGATTTGATGTTTGAACTGGGAGTCGAGCATGCGGAACACCACAATTCAAATGCTGCATTGCGGTTTGCGAAAAAGTTCATCAATGCCACGGGCGGGTCAGTTCTCAAAGGGTGGAGATTGCTTGCATTGGTCTTGTCGGCGCAGCAGCGGTATTCAGAGGCAGAAGTGGTTGTGGATGCTGCTTTGGATGAGACTGCGAAGTGGGAGCGAGGGCCGTTGATTCGATTGAAAGCGAAATTGAAAATTGCTCAATCTTTGCATATGGATGCAGTCGAGACATACCGATTCTTGCTTGCACTTGTTCAAGCCCAACGGAAATCTTTCGGATCCTTTAGAAGTAATTCTCAG GCGGAGGAGGACGATGAATGGGAATTCGAAGTTTGGCATGGCCTTGCGAGTTTGTACTCTAGTCTTAAACATTGGCAGGATGCTGAAATTTGCTTGGAGAAGGCTAAAGCACTGAAGCAATATTCAGCTGATATGTTGTACACAGAAG GTGTAATGTACGAAGCGCGTGGGCAGATCCAAGAAGGTTTGGCTGCTTACAGCGAGGCTCTTTCGCTGGAATTGGATCATGTTCCTTGCATGGTCTCAATCGGCGTTTTATTGTGGAAGGCGGGTTCGAAATTATTGCCTGCAGCCAGAACCTTCCTCTCAGATGCATTAAGGCACGAACCCATGAACCGTTCGGCTTGGTACTACTTGGGTTTGGTGCATAGAGATGATGGGCGGATTGCTGATGCATCTGACTGCTTCCAAGCTGCATCTATGCTTGAAGAATCAGATCCAGTAGAAAGTTACAGTTCAATACTCTGA